Proteins encoded within one genomic window of Setaria italica strain Yugu1 chromosome IV, Setaria_italica_v2.0, whole genome shotgun sequence:
- the LOC101773361 gene encoding putative lipase YDL109C isoform X2, which produces MDTSRSKQGPDHLLVLVHGIMASPKDWTYGEAVLKRRLGDNFFIYASSSNTYTKTFDGIDIAGRRLADEVLDVVKKMSSLRKISFLAHSLGGLFARYAIAILYSLETENAGQRSAQIVPTARGSAKSRCTSGLGAVAGLEPINFITLATPHLGVRGRNQLPFLQGLSILEKLAAPLAPLIVGRSGAQLFLTDGDPSKPPLLLQMASECEDKKFILALAAFKNRVLYANVSYDHMVGWRTSSLRREKDLIKPSHRSLDGYKHIVNVEYCSPVSSEGPHFPSKAARAKEAAQRTPNTENTEEYHQMMEEGWLEEGGRQLPFIVLALPCSQQHTRQERVASQRWCRCYLARGGQHQAAGVTAMSSCESLALAF; this is translated from the exons ATGGATACATCCAGAAGCAAGCAAGGACCAGATCATCTCCTTGTTCTTGTCCATGGTATCATGGCAAG CCCCAAAGACTGGACATATGGGGAAGCAGTGCTGAAGAGGCGGTTGGGTGATAATTTTTTCATCTATG CTAGTTCATCGAACACCTACACCAAAACGTTTGATGGGATTGATATAGCTGGAAGAAGGTTAGCAGATGAA GTCTTGGATGTGGTTAAGAAGATGTCCAGCTTGAGAAAGATTTCATTCCTAGCACATTCTTTGGGTGGTTTGTTTGCTAGATATGCTATTGCGATACTCTATTCACTGGAAACAGAGAATGCAGGACAAAGAAGTGCCCAAATTGTTCCTACAGCAAGAGGATCTGCAAAATCACGATGTACTTCAGGATTAGGTGCAGTTGCTGGACTGGAGCCAATAAATTTTATTACCTTGGCAACCCCACATCTTGGGGTAAGAGGGAGAAATCAG CTTCCATTTCTTCAAGGGCTATCAATTCTAGAAAAACTTGCTGCACCTTTGGCTCCTTTAATTGTTGGCCGCTCCGGTGCTCAACTCTTTCTCACTGATGGTGATCCTAGCAAGCCACCACTTCTGCTACAAATGGCATCTGAATGTGAGGACAAAAAGTTCAT ATTAGCATTAGCAGCTTTTAAGAACCGCGTTCTGTATGCTAATGTTTCATATGACC ATATGGTTGGCTGGCGAACATCTTCATTAAGGAGAGAAAAGGATCTTATAAAG CCCTCACATCGTTCACTGGATGGCTATAAGCACATCGTGAATGTTGAATACTGTTCGCCTGTTTCATCGGAAGGCCCCCATTTTCCTTCCAAGGCTGCCAGAGCTAAAGAAGCTGCACAACGGACGCCAAACACAGAAAATACTGAGGAATACCACCAAATGATGGAGG AAGGTTGGTTGGAAGAAGGTGGACGTCaacttccattcatcgttctgGCCTTACCTTGCTCACAACAACATACAC GTCAAGAACGAGTGGCTTCACAACGCTGGTGCCGGTGTTATCTCGCACGTGGCGGACAGCATCAAGCAGCAGGAGTCACGGCCATGTCTTCCTGCGAATCTTTAGCGTTAGCATTTTAG
- the LOC101772946 gene encoding mitogen-activated protein kinase 1, giving the protein MDGGAQPPDTEMTDAGAGAGGGGGHPPQQPAGGGGGMMDNIQATLSHGGRFIQYNIFGNVFEVTAKYKPPILPIGKGAYGIVCSALNSETGEQVAIKKIANAFDNKIDAKRTLREIKLLRHMDHENIVAIRDIIPPSQREAFNDVYIAYELMDTDLHQIIRSNQALSEEHCQYFLYQILRGLKYIHSANVLHRDLKPSNLLLNANCDLKICDFGLARITSETDFMTEYVVTRWYRAPELLLNSSEYTAAIDVWSVGCIFMELMDRKPLFPGRDHVHQLRLLMELIGTPNEADLDFVNENARRYIRQLPRHARQSFPEKFPHVQPLAIDLVEKMLTFDPRQRITVEGALAHPYLASLHDISDEPVCSMPFSFDFEQHALSEEQMKDLIYQEALAFNPDYQ; this is encoded by the exons ATGGACGGCGGGGCGCAGCCGCCGGACACGGAGATGACGGACGCCggagcgggcgccggcggcggaggaggccacccgccgcagcagccggcggggggaggaggcgggatGATGGACAACATCCAGGCGACGCTGAGCCACGGCGGGCGCTTCATCCAGTACAACATCTTCGGCAACGTGTTCGAGGTCACCGCCAAGTACAAGCCCCCCATCCTCCCCATCGGCAAGGGCGCCTACGGCATCGTCTG CTCGGCGCTCAACTCCGAGACGGGGGAGCAGGTGGCGATCAAGAAGATCGCCAACGCCTTCGACAACAAGATCGACGCCAAGCGCACGCTCCGCGAGATCAAGCTGCTCCGCCACATGGACCACGAGAAT ATTGTTGCAATAAGGGATATCATACCTCCTTCACAGAGGGAGGCATTCAATGATGTGTATATTGCGTATGAATTGATGGATACTGATCTGCATCAAATTATTCGTTCAAATCAAGCTTTATCAGAGGAGCACTGCCAG taTTTTCTTTATCAAATTCTCCGCGGTTTGAAGTATATACATTCAGCAAATGTCCTTCACCGTGACTTGAAGCCTAGCAATCTCCTTTTGAATGCAAACTGTGACCTCAAGATTTGTGACTTTGGACTTGCTCGCATCACCTCGGAAACTGATTTTATGACTGAATATGTTGTCACGAGATGGTATAGAGCACCAGAGCTTTTGTTGAATTCCTCTGAGTATACTGCGGCAATTGATGTGTGGTCTGTGGGCTGTATATTTATGGAACTGATGGACCGGAAGCCCTTGTTTCCTGGaagagatcatgtccatcagCTACGTTTACTAATGGAG CTCATCGGGACACCAAATGAGGCTGATCTGGACTTCGTAAATGAAAATGCAAGAAGATATATCCGCCAACTGCCCCGTCATGCTAGGCAGTCCTTTCCTGAGAAATTTCCTCATGTTCAACCTTTAGCAATTGATCTTGTTGAGAAGATGCTGACTTTTGATCCTAGACAGAGAATAACTG TTGAAGGCGCACTTGCGCATCCTTATTTGGCATCACTTCATGACATAAGTGATGAGCCTGTCTGCTCAATGCCCTTCAGCTTCGACTTCGAGCAGCATGCACTGTCCGAAGAACAAATGAAAGATCTGATCTACCAAGAGGCTCTTGCATTCAACCCTGATTACCAGTAG
- the LOC101773361 gene encoding putative lipase YDR444W isoform X3, with the protein MVLDVVKKMSSLRKISFLAHSLGGLFARYAIAILYSLETENAGQRSAQIVPTARGSAKSRCTSGLGAVAGLEPINFITLATPHLGVRGRNQLPFLQGLSILEKLAAPLAPLIVGRSGAQLFLTDGDPSKPPLLLQMASECEDKKFILALAAFKNRVLYANVSYDHMVGWRTSSLRREKDLIKPSHRSLDGYKHIVNVEYCSPVSSEGPHFPSKAARAKEAAQRTPNTENTEEYHQMMEEEMIHGLQKVGWKKVDVNFHSSFWPYLAHNNIHVKNEWLHNAGAGVISHVADSIKQQESRPCLPANL; encoded by the exons ATG GTCTTGGATGTGGTTAAGAAGATGTCCAGCTTGAGAAAGATTTCATTCCTAGCACATTCTTTGGGTGGTTTGTTTGCTAGATATGCTATTGCGATACTCTATTCACTGGAAACAGAGAATGCAGGACAAAGAAGTGCCCAAATTGTTCCTACAGCAAGAGGATCTGCAAAATCACGATGTACTTCAGGATTAGGTGCAGTTGCTGGACTGGAGCCAATAAATTTTATTACCTTGGCAACCCCACATCTTGGGGTAAGAGGGAGAAATCAG CTTCCATTTCTTCAAGGGCTATCAATTCTAGAAAAACTTGCTGCACCTTTGGCTCCTTTAATTGTTGGCCGCTCCGGTGCTCAACTCTTTCTCACTGATGGTGATCCTAGCAAGCCACCACTTCTGCTACAAATGGCATCTGAATGTGAGGACAAAAAGTTCAT ATTAGCATTAGCAGCTTTTAAGAACCGCGTTCTGTATGCTAATGTTTCATATGACC ATATGGTTGGCTGGCGAACATCTTCATTAAGGAGAGAAAAGGATCTTATAAAG CCCTCACATCGTTCACTGGATGGCTATAAGCACATCGTGAATGTTGAATACTGTTCGCCTGTTTCATCGGAAGGCCCCCATTTTCCTTCCAAGGCTGCCAGAGCTAAAGAAGCTGCACAACGGACGCCAAACACAGAAAATACTGAGGAATACCACCAAATGATGGAGG AGGAGATGATTCATGGCTTGCAGAAGGTTGGTTGGAAGAAGGTGGACGTCaacttccattcatcgttctgGCCTTACCTTGCTCACAACAACATACAC GTCAAGAACGAGTGGCTTCACAACGCTGGTGCCGGTGTTATCTCGCACGTGGCGGACAGCATCAAGCAGCAGGAGTCACGGCCATGTCTTCCTGCGAATCTTTAG
- the LOC101773361 gene encoding putative lipase YDL109C isoform X1, which produces MDTSRSKQGPDHLLVLVHGIMASPKDWTYGEAVLKRRLGDNFFIYASSSNTYTKTFDGIDIAGRRLADEVLDVVKKMSSLRKISFLAHSLGGLFARYAIAILYSLETENAGQRSAQIVPTARGSAKSRCTSGLGAVAGLEPINFITLATPHLGVRGRNQLPFLQGLSILEKLAAPLAPLIVGRSGAQLFLTDGDPSKPPLLLQMASECEDKKFILALAAFKNRVLYANVSYDHMVGWRTSSLRREKDLIKPSHRSLDGYKHIVNVEYCSPVSSEGPHFPSKAARAKEAAQRTPNTENTEEYHQMMEEEMIHGLQKVGWKKVDVNFHSSFWPYLAHNNIHVKNEWLHNAGAGVISHVADSIKQQESRPCLPANL; this is translated from the exons ATGGATACATCCAGAAGCAAGCAAGGACCAGATCATCTCCTTGTTCTTGTCCATGGTATCATGGCAAG CCCCAAAGACTGGACATATGGGGAAGCAGTGCTGAAGAGGCGGTTGGGTGATAATTTTTTCATCTATG CTAGTTCATCGAACACCTACACCAAAACGTTTGATGGGATTGATATAGCTGGAAGAAGGTTAGCAGATGAA GTCTTGGATGTGGTTAAGAAGATGTCCAGCTTGAGAAAGATTTCATTCCTAGCACATTCTTTGGGTGGTTTGTTTGCTAGATATGCTATTGCGATACTCTATTCACTGGAAACAGAGAATGCAGGACAAAGAAGTGCCCAAATTGTTCCTACAGCAAGAGGATCTGCAAAATCACGATGTACTTCAGGATTAGGTGCAGTTGCTGGACTGGAGCCAATAAATTTTATTACCTTGGCAACCCCACATCTTGGGGTAAGAGGGAGAAATCAG CTTCCATTTCTTCAAGGGCTATCAATTCTAGAAAAACTTGCTGCACCTTTGGCTCCTTTAATTGTTGGCCGCTCCGGTGCTCAACTCTTTCTCACTGATGGTGATCCTAGCAAGCCACCACTTCTGCTACAAATGGCATCTGAATGTGAGGACAAAAAGTTCAT ATTAGCATTAGCAGCTTTTAAGAACCGCGTTCTGTATGCTAATGTTTCATATGACC ATATGGTTGGCTGGCGAACATCTTCATTAAGGAGAGAAAAGGATCTTATAAAG CCCTCACATCGTTCACTGGATGGCTATAAGCACATCGTGAATGTTGAATACTGTTCGCCTGTTTCATCGGAAGGCCCCCATTTTCCTTCCAAGGCTGCCAGAGCTAAAGAAGCTGCACAACGGACGCCAAACACAGAAAATACTGAGGAATACCACCAAATGATGGAGG AGGAGATGATTCATGGCTTGCAGAAGGTTGGTTGGAAGAAGGTGGACGTCaacttccattcatcgttctgGCCTTACCTTGCTCACAACAACATACAC GTCAAGAACGAGTGGCTTCACAACGCTGGTGCCGGTGTTATCTCGCACGTGGCGGACAGCATCAAGCAGCAGGAGTCACGGCCATGTCTTCCTGCGAATCTTTAG